Genomic DNA from Lactuca sativa cultivar Salinas chromosome 8, Lsat_Salinas_v11, whole genome shotgun sequence:
TTTCTTCAActaaaaatatatattcttttagTAACTCCTAAATGGTCTAAAAACTTCACTATTGATATGAAATAGAAAAACATTGATCATCGTTAAAATCACATTATCCATGCGTGTTAAGACATTTAGGCACTACTAATATTTTCGACATGTTAAACTGTGAGACCGATGTCTGAAAACTTTTACTTCAATCACTTAGATTTTATCTCACTGATTACAAACCTAAAATCATGAGTTATACTCGGTTACTCACCTCGCCACGTCCCTTAAACTCACCAAAATCTCTTGAAAACTTCACCACCTTCTCCTTCCACACAAACAATGGTGTGTGCAACATGAACAACTATTGTTGTGGTTTATGCAAAGAAGAGTGATGaacaaggagaagaagaaagatgcAGTAGGATGGCAGTCTTACATTGGTCGTGGTATGTTGTGTCACATACAACGATCCCTCACGATCATTGCACAACAAGAGAAGGGTAGCGATGTGGACAGTCCTGGTGGCCTTGCCACCTGGCCACGAAGCCCTCTCGTGCCACGAAGCCCTCTCGTGTCTGGTATACCTAAGGGCCTGAGTAAGTAGCACATATGTGTATGTTATAATCAAAATAGAATGAGTCGTAAATATAAAGTTGCAAAACATTTAGCAACTCGATTAATGAAGAAGTAATATATTGTTTCATCTTAGGAAGAATCAAAAAATAGTTAAAATTATTATTGGTAAGGAAAGCAAGTTAGAACTTACACCTGATAGATAATTGGGAATCTTGAAAATATTAAGGGTTTTCCTAATTTTTTGGTAAGTGATGTTTTCTTTTAAAGGACTTTAAGTTTAATTAAGGATACATTTTGTATATGAAAGTTAGCTTATAagttagatttttaaaaatagtttttttttttttttgaaagagagtTTTTTAAAAATAGTTATTGACATGAAAAGCATGATTAAGTTTTTGGTTTAGTTTTAAAAAGTTCTTATAGTGCTTTTTGTATCTCAAGActaataaaacataattttttattaGTCAAAAGCTAGTTTTTCAACTTTCAACTACCCTTCGGTACAAAATGTTTTCCAACTTTTTGTTAGCTTTCAAGGTAGTGCCTAAATGTTTTTGCAAGTGATGTTTAGTAGTCAACGTCCAGCGGACCAATAATGATATTGTCTTCACACATTAGCTATCAATAACACAACTGTCTCACAAATTTACCATTAGCAAGTTGTTTGTATTGATGAATGAAAAGAATGAGCATATGCCATACCATACCATACCCtacaatacaaatacaaatacaacACTCACACTACAGTCCCAAAAATGGAGCACAAGATAAACAAACCATGTCATAACCAAAACTACACCACTACCCTAcaaatacatatatatttttttaatgtataatatatataattacagaaaaaaaaaaacatgtcacGATTTCATTATTATTATCGGGCCTATACATCTCTGAAACAACTCACTCAAAACCATCTGTACTTCACGCGAGCTATGCTCACACCTCACTAACTCCACCATCAATGGAAAAACCCGAGCCGCATACTTTCTAAAAATATCATTCTCCACTTCACTCAAAACCCTCAAGGCCGACACAAGCAACCCTGTTCTCGCACCTAACTCTTCCTTCACTGCTGAATTCAACGGAAGTATCCAATGAACATGTTCTTGTTGTTTTTCTAATTTAGAACAGTTTaagtatatttttatgatttgctCACACGTTGAAAACAGCTGAGGTTCGATCTCCATTTCGGAAGATAGATCCGGGTCGGTCGCTAGTAAGTGGTGGAGGAGATTGAGCATGTTTTGGTACGATTCGTTTTCGAAATGGATCACGGGTGGGTCGGATAGTTCGAGAATGGAGCATGCTTTTTGGAGCTTTTTGTGGAGATTTGTTTCGGAGGATAGTTGTTGTGAATGTGATACAGTTTGTAAGAAGATTTCCAACACGATTTTCACACTTGATGCTTTTAGTAAATGTTGGTGCATGTTGTAGAGATCCGTTGTCACCTGTTATTTTGTTAAAAATAAGAATATTTTTGAAAGTGTAATACTaaagtaataagtaataagtaataactACCTGCATGATAAGTAGCTGAGTTGATATATGTGTTTTCATTCGTGAAACAACGTATCCCGCAGTTTGCAAGTTATCATCTTCATAATCTTGAATTGAATTAGAACCATTTCCATCTCCATTTCCATTGAGCATCTCAGCATCATCGTAGATTTGGCCAACATTAGGTGGCATCTCAATCCGATCCATAACCCTAACAAGTTTGAAAAAACCGGGTAACATGGAACCCGAAGTGTCTTTCAAAGCAAGAAAAATAGAAGCCCATTCGTCTTCAGTCAACAACCCGCCCAACTCACCCACGAGTCTCATTAAACCGGTTACTCCGGTGCTAGCAGAACCTTGACCCGGGGTTTTCAAGAATCCTGCTAGTAGCGATATAACCGAGGATAAATGGGCCCCACGCATTATCGGGAAAAAGTTTATGAATAAATCGATTAAACATCGAGTTGCTACAGAGCAAGTTTCCGAATCCCATGTCTTGTTTTGTTGATTTTCCTTTTTTTCATTTACGGATTTGAAAATGGGAAAAACTACAGTGTTGATGACTGTGATCCAAAATGAGCGGGAGAAGAGATGTCCATGGTCTTTTAGGATGTTGAAAAGGACTTCTAACGCGCTTTTTCTAATGGCTAATCTTGGGTCTGATGTTAATGAAGATAACCCTGAAAGTAATGATAAGAAAAGTATCATGTCATTGTCATGTTTAGAGGATTAGGAAAGTAAGtaagttagttagttagttagttaccACTGAGTAAAGGGATCCAATAGGATGCATGTTCATCTTTCTCCATGGGAGTTTGTCCATCGGTTTCAGCAGTTTCTTTAACCACTTGAATGCTTGAAGTTGAATCATCATCAACAGGAACAGTTTCTTGATTGCAGATAAGTCCTCCTTCTGCAAGTTTCACAGCACAGAATCGAAGAAAAGCAATGGCGTTGAGGCTTACATCACTGTTGAATCTGCTGTTAGTGAAGGTGATGAGGCATCTCACACAATCAGTGAAAGTTGCAGTTTCGGTTTCGGTTATGTAAGGGAAATATTCGCGTACTATTTTCTCCATTGTCTCAAATGCTAACAACACAATGTTCTTCCTTTCATCAGCTCCAGCTGCTGTTAATGCctatataatcacatatatatatatatttcaaataaaCTTTCACTTTTTCAGTTTTTCCAAAGttagtttttttaaatttgactttgacttaccATGAAAACGCTTTTCCAACCGGATTTTACGTTATCGACCCTGCTGAGGATCATTTGTGAGAGGCAACGAACAATGAGTTCTCTGATTTCAACAGAGTTGCTTTTCTGCATGACAATGACAAAAGGCCTTAAAAACTCATTCTGGAAATTGTAATTTGCCAATTCTTCACGTTCAAGAAATTTCATGGAAAGTTGGCGTAAGGAATCCATGACAAAAATGGCAACTGAAAGGTTTTCTGATAAACCAACTGAAACAAAGAAGTCTGAAAGCACGCTCCATATGCG
This window encodes:
- the LOC111896190 gene encoding brefeldin A-inhibited guanine nucleotide-exchange protein 1 isoform X2, with the protein product MIVMLTPQTFLKDICRTVNGLLKTALGPPPGSTTTLSPVHDLTFRFESVKCLVMIIKSMGVWMDQQLRIGEFGVKNNTSDNNDSVLESSMSVGGDDVSLPDLDLHQEPNSEHSTATLEQRRAYKIELQKGIALFNRKPSKGIEFLISNKKVEGTPESVAMFLKNTSGLNETMIGDYLGEREDFSLKVMHAYVDSFNFDGRDFGEALRFFLRGFRLPGEAQKIDRIMEKFAERYCKCNPNSFTSADTAYVLAYSVIMLNTDAHNSMVKDKMSKADFIRNNRGIDDGKDLAEEYLGALYDQIVKNEIKMKADASSIPQSKQTNSVNRLLGLDGILNLVWKQTEEKPLGANGALIRHIQEQFKAKSGKSESTYYAVADAAILRFMVEVCWGPMLAAFSVTLDQSDDRAATNHCLHGIRHAVHVTAVMGMQTQRDALVTTVAKFTYLHCAADMKQKNVDAVKTIIAIAIEDGNYLQDSWEHILTCLSRFEHLQLLGEGAPSDASFLSGSNIETEEKSVKSNFTSLKKKGTLQNPVVMAVVRGSSYDSTSSNNHTSGLVTPDQINNFISNLNLLEQIGNFELNHIFAHSQRLDSEAIVAFVKALCKVSMTELQSVTDPRVFSLTKIVEVAHYNMNRIRLVWSRIWSVLSDFFVSVGLSENLSVAIFVMDSLRQLSMKFLEREELANYNFQNEFLRPFVIVMQKSNSVEIRELIVRCLSQMILSRVDNVKSGWKSVFMALTAAGADERKNIVLLAFETMEKIVREYFPYITETETATFTDCVRCLITFTNSRFNSDVSLNAIAFLRFCAVKLAEGGLICNQETVPVDDDSTSSIQVVKETAETDGQTPMEKDEHASYWIPLLSGLSSLTSDPRLAIRKSALEVLFNILKDHGHLFSRSFWITVINTVVFPIFKSVNEKKENQQNKTWDSETCSVATRCLIDLFINFFPIMRGAHLSSVISLLAGFLKTPGQGSASTGVTGLMRLVGELGGLLTEDEWASIFLALKDTSGSMLPGFFKLVRVMDRIEMPPNVGQIYDDAEMLNGNGDGNGSNSIQDYEDDNLQTAGYVVSRMKTHISTQLLIMQVTTDLYNMHQHLLKASSVKIVLEIFLQTVSHSQQLSSETNLHKKLQKACSILELSDPPVIHFENESYQNMLNLLHHLLATDPDLSSEMEIEPQLFSTCEQIIKIYLNCSKLEKQQEHVHWILPLNSAVKEELGARTGLLVSALRVLSEVENDIFRKYAARVFPLMVELVRCEHSSREVQMVLSELFQRCIGPIIIMKS